In Halobacillus amylolyticus, the following proteins share a genomic window:
- a CDS encoding DNA polymerase thumb domain-containing protein: protein MYTDDGIAECRYEDVAEKLWPCDIHDIWGIGSRMTRNLNRMGVLTLGHLAKHPLKYLKKNFGIMGEQLYWHAWGH, encoded by the coding sequence ATCTACACAGATGACGGAATTGCGGAATGCAGATATGAAGATGTAGCTGAAAAACTTTGGCCATGTGATATTCATGACATATGGGGGATCGGATCTAGAATGACTCGCAACCTTAATCGAATGGGAGTCCTTACACTAGGTCACTTAGCTAAGCACCCACTAAAATATTTAAAAAAGAACTTTGGAATAATGGGGGAGCAACTGTATTGGCATGCATGGGGGCATTGA
- a CDS encoding transposase family protein produces MLTFQHFYEEDSLDLLDVNQDKEERKLHYILQSKKTSSHCPNCGKVSSRKHSRYCRTVKDLPFINYKVELQIIVRKFFL; encoded by the coding sequence ATGCTGACTTTCCAACATTTCTATGAAGAAGATTCGTTGGATTTGCTTGATGTAAATCAGGATAAAGAAGAGAGAAAGTTACATTATATTTTACAGTCTAAAAAGACCAGTTCTCACTGCCCAAATTGCGGCAAAGTGTCCTCCCGTAAACATAGCCGTTACTGCCGGACTGTTAAAGACCTACCTTTTATTAACTACAAGGTAGAACTCCAAATCATTGTACGGAAATTTTTTTTGTGA
- a CDS encoding ISL3 family transposase — protein sequence MYGNFFCDTASCEQHIFTERDIGLLEPYARRTSRMDKTLRSMAFSTSAEQGSRLSKQIDVPVSADTLLRLIRKTPLHPSSPSDAVGIDEWAYLKRHRYGVLICDLQTRRPIALLEEFSADAVRQWLEEHKNIKVVSRDGSLKFKQAIQESNHNIIQVTDRWHLVHNFNERIERILPQIVDSRIPIPKADSQPNQEHQSHSFQTERGTQKEQLMDQVKALGNQGFSYTSVAELLRIDSRTAKKYMHTIEPPMQGKRKRQSMLDPYRSRIQASVQPGVTAKEVYEDLVSKGYKGSFSLVSHYIADIRKQKRKGHSNKLYLSRKRLHQWLWKPYQEVKKRTKWLFLNDLCRKHPELQQLYEQIQTFQVMIQHRMSDYLPVWLSKAEQSPFIEMKRFAKRIRTDYEAIQNALSYEWNNGVLEGQINRLKTIKRLMYGRANFDLIKKRVLYQAL from the coding sequence TTGTACGGAAATTTTTTTTGTGATACAGCTTCCTGTGAACAGCATATTTTCACGGAACGGGATATAGGTCTTTTAGAACCTTACGCTCGTAGAACTTCCCGGATGGACAAGACCTTACGGTCTATGGCATTTTCTACAAGTGCCGAGCAAGGGAGCCGATTGTCTAAACAGATAGACGTCCCTGTCAGTGCGGATACGCTTCTTCGGTTGATACGAAAAACACCATTGCACCCTTCTTCTCCATCTGATGCAGTTGGAATAGATGAATGGGCCTACCTCAAGCGTCATCGATATGGTGTGCTCATCTGTGACCTTCAGACCCGACGCCCAATTGCATTGTTAGAAGAATTTAGTGCTGATGCCGTCAGGCAGTGGTTGGAGGAACATAAAAACATCAAAGTTGTAAGTCGAGATGGTTCTCTCAAATTCAAACAAGCTATCCAGGAGTCAAATCATAACATTATACAAGTGACGGATCGCTGGCATCTAGTTCATAATTTTAACGAAAGAATCGAGCGCATTCTTCCTCAAATCGTTGATTCCCGAATCCCGATCCCCAAAGCTGACTCCCAACCTAACCAAGAACACCAATCTCACTCGTTCCAAACGGAGAGAGGAACGCAAAAAGAACAGTTGATGGATCAAGTAAAAGCATTAGGTAACCAGGGATTTTCCTACACATCGGTCGCGGAATTATTAAGAATTGACTCGCGAACAGCCAAAAAATATATGCATACAATAGAGCCACCAATGCAAGGAAAACGTAAGCGTCAGAGTATGTTGGATCCTTATCGATCTAGGATTCAAGCTTCTGTCCAGCCAGGCGTGACAGCAAAGGAAGTCTATGAAGACCTTGTTTCTAAAGGTTACAAAGGTTCTTTTTCACTTGTCTCCCACTATATAGCAGACATTCGAAAACAAAAGAGAAAAGGTCATTCAAATAAGCTCTATCTCTCTAGAAAGAGACTGCATCAATGGCTTTGGAAACCCTATCAGGAAGTAAAGAAGCGAACCAAATGGCTCTTTCTAAATGATTTATGTCGTAAACATCCGGAACTCCAACAGCTATACGAGCAAATTCAAACGTTTCAAGTGATGATCCAACATAGGATGTCCGATTATCTTCCTGTCTGGTTATCCAAAGCAGAACAAAGCCCTTTCATAGAGATGAAACGCTTCGCAAAAAGAATCCGGACAGATTATGAGGCCATCCAAAATGCTTTAAGTTATGAATGGAACAATGGTGTACTGGAGGGCCAAATCAATCGTTTAAAAACCATTAAACGATTGATGTATGGCAGAGCAAATTTTGATTTGATTAAAAAAAGAGTTCTCTATCAAGCTTTGTAA
- a CDS encoding DinB/UmuC family translesion DNA polymerase — protein MKTEQKSYGHGITLLRDYSKEEIYACLLDLFEEACRRARMDDKEGRTIHLGIGYSREVGGGFSRSMSIQNPTNLTMDMYDICLKLFHRFYDGVSKI, from the coding sequence GTGAAAACTGAACAGAAGTCTTATGGTCATGGCATAACTTTACTAAGGGATTATAGTAAAGAGGAAATTTACGCATGTTTATTGGATTTATTTGAAGAAGCTTGTCGTCGAGCAAGAATGGACGATAAAGAGGGTAGGACCATTCATCTTGGAATAGGATATTCAAGAGAAGTGGGAGGAGGTTTTAGTAGGTCTATGTCTATTCAAAACCCTACAAATTTGACCATGGATATGTATGATATTTGTTTAAAATTATTCCATCGATTTTATGATGGAGTAAGTAAAATTTGA